A genomic segment from Alistipes senegalensis JC50 encodes:
- the ychF gene encoding redox-regulated ATPase YchF, with protein sequence MALQCGIVGLPNVGKSTLFNCLSNAKAQAANFPFCTIEPNVGVITVPDQRLIRLAEIDNPKRVIPTTIEIVDIAGLVKGASKGEGLGNKFLGNIRNTHAIIHVLRCFDNGNITHVDGSIDPVRDKGIIDTELQLKDLETVEGRLGKIQKQATSGGDKNAKRAVELLLQYKAALEQGLSARTVELEKEDRKLVADLNLLTDKPVLYVCNVDEKSAATGNVYTEAVRAAIAGEKAEMLVIAAATEADIAELESYEERQMFLEDLGLEESGVARLIKSAYKLLNLETFFTTGADETRAWTYSRGMKAPQTAGIIHTDFEKGFIRAEVIKYDDYVTLGSEKACRDAGKIGIEGKEYVVQDGDIMHFLFNV encoded by the coding sequence ATGGCATTACAATGCGGCATAGTCGGTTTGCCGAACGTAGGTAAATCGACCCTTTTCAACTGCCTGTCCAACGCGAAGGCGCAGGCGGCCAACTTCCCGTTCTGCACCATCGAGCCCAACGTGGGCGTCATCACGGTCCCCGACCAGCGGCTGATCCGGCTGGCCGAGATCGACAACCCCAAGCGCGTGATCCCCACGACGATCGAAATCGTCGATATCGCGGGACTGGTGAAAGGAGCGTCGAAAGGCGAGGGACTTGGCAACAAATTCCTCGGCAACATCCGCAACACCCACGCGATCATCCATGTCCTGCGCTGTTTCGACAACGGCAACATCACCCACGTCGATGGCTCGATCGACCCCGTGCGCGACAAGGGCATCATCGACACGGAATTGCAGCTGAAAGACCTCGAAACCGTCGAAGGACGCCTGGGCAAGATCCAGAAGCAGGCCACCTCGGGCGGCGACAAGAACGCCAAACGCGCCGTGGAACTGCTGCTACAATACAAGGCGGCGCTGGAACAGGGCCTTTCGGCCCGCACGGTCGAACTGGAAAAAGAGGACCGCAAACTGGTCGCCGACCTGAATCTGCTGACCGACAAACCGGTGCTCTACGTCTGCAACGTCGATGAGAAGAGCGCCGCGACGGGCAACGTCTACACCGAGGCCGTCCGGGCCGCCATCGCCGGGGAGAAGGCCGAAATGCTCGTCATAGCCGCCGCCACGGAGGCCGACATCGCCGAGCTGGAGAGCTACGAAGAACGCCAGATGTTCCTCGAGGACCTCGGGCTGGAGGAGTCGGGCGTGGCGCGCCTGATCAAATCGGCCTACAAATTGCTTAATCTCGAAACGTTCTTCACCACCGGAGCCGACGAGACCCGTGCGTGGACCTACTCGCGCGGCATGAAAGCCCCGCAGACGGCCGGAATCATCCACACCGACTTCGAAAAGGGATTCATCCGCGCCGAGGTCATCAAGTACGACGACTACGTGACGCTGGGGTCGGAGAAAGCGTGCCGCGATGCGGGCAAGATCGGCATCGAGGGCAAAGAGTACGTCGTGCAGGACGGCGACATCATGCACTTCCTGTTCAACGTCTGA
- a CDS encoding glycosyltransferase family 2 protein, whose translation MPVAKIVILNWNGAEHLRRFLPSVVAAAPEGVGVVVADNGSTDDSVAILAAEFPTVSVLRMDRNYGFAGGYNRALERIEADYYLLLNSDVETPAGWLGPILDCLNANPDVAVAAPKLISCTDRTTFEYAGASGGFIDFLGYPFCRGRILRCVEEDRGQYDDARDVFWVSGAAFCCRADVFRALGGFDADFFAHMEEIDLCWRMQLAGYRVRVVPQSTVYHLGGGTLQTDSPAKVFYNHRNNLAMLYKCTSPAQRLFVAVARPALDLLAAFSYLAQGRGDNFRAVFRAYRDFFRWHKDLARKRRAIRGNRKGSAAGHIYRSSVVLRYLFGRRTFGGMMR comes from the coding sequence ATGCCGGTCGCTAAAATCGTCATACTGAATTGGAACGGCGCCGAACACCTGCGCCGTTTTCTGCCGTCGGTCGTGGCCGCGGCGCCCGAAGGCGTCGGGGTCGTGGTGGCCGACAACGGTTCCACGGACGATTCGGTGGCGATTCTCGCCGCCGAATTCCCTACGGTCTCGGTGCTGCGCATGGACCGCAACTACGGCTTTGCGGGCGGTTACAACCGGGCGCTGGAGCGGATCGAGGCCGATTACTACCTGCTGCTCAATTCCGATGTCGAGACTCCCGCGGGGTGGCTCGGGCCGATTCTCGACTGCCTGAACGCGAATCCCGACGTGGCGGTCGCTGCGCCGAAGCTGATCTCCTGTACCGACCGGACGACGTTCGAGTACGCCGGGGCTTCGGGCGGATTCATCGACTTTCTGGGTTATCCTTTCTGCCGGGGCCGCATCCTGCGCTGCGTGGAGGAGGACCGGGGGCAGTACGACGACGCCCGCGATGTCTTTTGGGTGAGCGGCGCGGCTTTCTGCTGCCGGGCCGACGTGTTCCGGGCGCTGGGGGGCTTCGACGCCGATTTCTTCGCCCACATGGAGGAGATCGACCTCTGCTGGCGGATGCAGCTGGCGGGTTACCGCGTGCGGGTCGTTCCCCAAAGCACGGTCTACCACCTCGGCGGCGGCACGCTCCAGACGGATTCTCCGGCCAAGGTCTTTTACAATCACCGGAACAATCTGGCGATGCTCTACAAATGCACCTCTCCCGCGCAGCGGCTTTTTGTGGCCGTGGCACGTCCGGCGCTCGACCTGCTGGCGGCTTTCTCCTACCTGGCGCAGGGCCGCGGGGACAATTTCCGGGCGGTGTTCCGCGCCTATCGCGATTTTTTCCGCTGGCACAAGGACTTGGCCCGCAAGCGGCGCGCGATCCGCGGGAACCGCAAAGGCTCCGCCGCCGGGCATATCTACCGCAGTTCGGTGGTTCTGCGCTACCTTTTCGGGCGGCGCACGTTCGGCGGCATGATGCGCTGA
- a CDS encoding TIGR00341 family protein, translated as MESNRTDNTQQVRRSFSAWIGELREFMKGRFSLEEDQAQCDEVVAAISKGVEFRGVNLWVLIFATMIASLGLNVNSAAVIIGAMLISPIMGPIMGVGLSLGINDFDLLKKSLRNLTLMFIVAIITSTVYFFISPLSSNSSELLARTVPTTYDVLIALFGGLAGIVAQTRQDRTSTVIPGVAIATALIPPLCTAGFGLATGQFRFFFGAFYLFFINSVFIALATYAMVRFLKYEKKVFIDKGRERTVKRLMMVITLVTFIPSVVIGFHMVRVSVFEAVADKYVSQVFNFPHTRVIEYNKHYAQGKNPSQIELLLVGEPLGGEVIENARTQMRSFGLENTELVVRQANTEDKIDVASLQQSYKELLEEKNRRIGEMASQLKRYRVTNVEVDDISREVGAMMENIGAISLTKGITFDVKGTPGDTTLVCVVTPKDPAVPIDRETLSRWLKIRTKVENVKLFVEP; from the coding sequence ATGGAGAGTAATCGTACGGATAATACGCAACAGGTGCGCCGCTCGTTTTCGGCCTGGATCGGGGAGTTGCGCGAATTCATGAAGGGACGATTCAGTCTCGAAGAGGACCAGGCGCAGTGCGACGAGGTCGTGGCCGCCATTTCGAAGGGCGTCGAGTTCCGCGGCGTCAATCTCTGGGTGCTGATCTTCGCCACGATGATCGCATCGCTGGGGCTGAACGTCAATTCGGCCGCCGTCATCATCGGCGCGATGCTCATCTCGCCGATCATGGGACCGATCATGGGTGTCGGGCTGTCGCTGGGCATCAACGATTTCGACCTGCTGAAAAAGTCGCTGCGCAACCTGACGCTGATGTTCATCGTTGCGATCATCACCTCGACGGTCTATTTCTTCATCTCGCCCCTCTCGTCGAACAGCAGCGAGCTGCTGGCGCGCACCGTTCCCACGACCTACGACGTGCTGATCGCCCTCTTCGGCGGTCTGGCGGGCATCGTGGCGCAGACGCGGCAGGACCGCACCTCGACGGTGATCCCCGGCGTGGCCATCGCCACGGCGCTGATTCCGCCCCTCTGTACGGCGGGTTTCGGACTGGCCACGGGGCAGTTCCGGTTCTTCTTCGGGGCGTTCTACCTCTTCTTCATCAACTCGGTCTTCATCGCCCTGGCGACTTACGCCATGGTGCGCTTCCTGAAATACGAGAAGAAAGTCTTCATCGACAAGGGCCGCGAACGCACGGTCAAGCGGCTGATGATGGTCATCACGCTGGTGACCTTCATCCCGAGCGTCGTCATCGGCTTCCACATGGTCCGGGTCTCGGTGTTCGAGGCCGTGGCCGACAAATACGTGTCGCAGGTCTTCAATTTCCCGCATACGCGCGTGATCGAGTACAACAAACACTACGCGCAGGGCAAGAACCCGTCGCAGATCGAGTTGCTGCTCGTGGGCGAGCCGCTGGGCGGGGAGGTGATCGAGAACGCCCGGACGCAGATGCGCAGTTTCGGGCTGGAGAATACCGAACTGGTCGTCCGGCAGGCCAACACCGAGGACAAGATCGACGTGGCGTCGTTGCAGCAGAGCTACAAGGAGCTGCTGGAGGAGAAAAACCGCCGCATCGGGGAGATGGCCTCGCAGCTGAAACGTTACCGGGTGACGAACGTCGAGGTGGACGACATTTCGCGCGAGGTGGGGGCCATGATGGAGAACATCGGGGCCATTTCGCTGACGAAGGGCATCACCTTCGACGTGAAGGGCACGCCCGGCGATACGACGCTCGTGTGCGTGGTGACGCCCAAGGACCCTGCGGTGCCGATTGACCGGGAGACGCTCTCCCGCTGGCTGAAGATCCGCACCAAGGTCGAGAACGTGAAACTTTTCGTGGAACCCTAA
- a CDS encoding SIMPL domain-containing protein: MKNSKYILLGIAAVVCAVVLARAYTYKYRSQDTIVVTGLGETEFSSDLIVWSGTLTAEAQNVAAGYAEIEQSKQKVQKYLEDKGIPAAAVVFEFVNVDKQYTPVYNASGNWAGQRFTGYQLRQRFTVESPDVEKVETVSREISSLIAQGVSIEAYAPDYYYTKLDDVKMGLIEKASADARLRAEKIAVNAGTKIGSVASARMGVFQITGANSNEEFSAGGSFNTANRNKKARITMRIEYRIR, encoded by the coding sequence ATGAAAAATTCGAAGTACATTCTTCTGGGCATCGCAGCCGTCGTCTGCGCCGTCGTACTCGCACGCGCCTACACCTATAAATATCGGTCGCAGGACACCATCGTCGTGACCGGATTGGGCGAAACCGAATTTTCTTCGGACCTGATCGTCTGGTCCGGAACCCTGACCGCCGAGGCGCAGAACGTCGCCGCAGGCTACGCCGAAATCGAACAGAGCAAGCAGAAAGTGCAGAAATACCTCGAAGACAAGGGCATACCCGCCGCAGCGGTGGTCTTCGAATTCGTGAACGTCGATAAACAGTACACCCCGGTCTACAACGCCTCGGGCAACTGGGCCGGACAACGTTTCACGGGGTACCAGCTGCGCCAGCGCTTCACGGTGGAGTCGCCGGACGTGGAGAAGGTGGAGACCGTCTCGCGCGAAATATCGTCGCTGATCGCCCAGGGCGTGTCGATCGAGGCATACGCCCCGGACTACTACTATACGAAACTCGACGACGTGAAGATGGGGCTGATCGAGAAGGCCTCGGCCGATGCCCGTCTGCGGGCCGAGAAGATCGCCGTGAACGCCGGGACGAAGATCGGCAGCGTCGCGTCGGCGCGCATGGGCGTCTTCCAGATCACGGGAGCCAACTCCAACGAGGAGTTCTCGGCCGGAGGATCGTTCAACACCGCCAACCGCAACAAGAAGGCCCGCATCACCATGCGGATCGAATACCGAATACGATGA
- a CDS encoding glutamine--tRNA ligase/YqeY domain fusion protein translates to MASETSEPREKSLNFLEEIIEESIAKGEKHIQTRFPPEPNGYLHIGHAKSICINFGLAKKYGGKCNLRFDDTNPVKEDVEYVDSIKRDIQWLGFQWELERYASDYFDQLYEWAIVLIKKGLAYVDDQTQEQIRENRGTVSVPGTPSPWRDRTVEENLDLFERMKNGEFPDGAKVLRAKIDMAHPNMLFRDPLMYRIIHTEHHRTGNKWCIYPMYDYAHGQSDSIEKVTHSICTLEFDVHRPLYDWFIQALDIFPSHQYEFARLNLTYTMMSKRKLLKLVQEGAVMGWDDPRMPTICALRRKGYTPASVRNFAEMVGVAKRDNVIDLGKLEYCVREDLNKVAQRRMAVLNPLKVVITNYDDDKTELFTAINNPEDESAGTRQVPFSKVIYIERDDFMEEPPKKFYRLSPGGEVRLRYSYLIKCEEVVKDAEGNVTELRCTYDPMSGGGSSSDGRRVKGVIHWVSAKDAVEAEVRLFNPLFTKEDPDDVEEGQTWEDNLNPESMVKVTGYLEPSLRDVPVGQAVQFERVGYFCPDTDSTPEKLVFNRTVTLKDSWAKINK, encoded by the coding sequence ATGGCAAGCGAAACAAGCGAACCCCGTGAGAAGTCGCTGAACTTCCTCGAAGAGATCATCGAAGAGTCGATCGCCAAAGGCGAAAAGCACATACAGACCCGTTTCCCGCCCGAGCCGAACGGCTATCTCCACATCGGCCACGCCAAGAGCATCTGCATCAATTTCGGACTGGCCAAGAAATACGGCGGCAAATGCAACCTGCGGTTCGACGACACGAACCCCGTGAAGGAGGACGTGGAGTACGTCGATTCGATCAAGCGCGACATTCAGTGGCTCGGCTTCCAGTGGGAGTTGGAGCGTTATGCGTCGGACTATTTCGACCAGCTCTACGAGTGGGCCATCGTGCTCATCAAGAAGGGGCTGGCCTATGTCGATGACCAGACGCAGGAGCAGATCCGCGAGAACCGCGGCACGGTGTCCGTGCCGGGAACCCCGTCCCCGTGGCGCGACCGGACGGTCGAGGAGAACCTCGACCTGTTCGAGCGGATGAAGAACGGCGAATTCCCCGACGGCGCCAAGGTGCTGCGCGCCAAGATCGACATGGCCCATCCGAACATGCTATTCCGCGACCCGCTGATGTACCGCATCATCCACACCGAACACCACCGCACGGGCAACAAATGGTGCATCTACCCGATGTACGACTACGCCCACGGCCAAAGCGACTCGATCGAGAAGGTCACCCACTCGATCTGCACGCTGGAATTCGACGTGCACCGCCCGTTGTACGACTGGTTCATTCAGGCGCTCGACATTTTCCCCTCGCACCAGTACGAGTTCGCGCGTCTGAACCTCACCTACACGATGATGTCGAAGCGCAAGCTGCTGAAACTCGTGCAGGAAGGCGCCGTGATGGGCTGGGACGATCCCCGCATGCCGACCATCTGCGCCCTGCGCCGCAAGGGCTACACCCCGGCTTCGGTGCGCAACTTCGCCGAGATGGTGGGCGTCGCCAAACGCGACAACGTGATCGACCTCGGCAAACTGGAATACTGCGTGCGCGAGGATCTGAACAAAGTGGCCCAGCGCCGCATGGCCGTGCTGAATCCGCTGAAAGTGGTCATCACCAACTACGACGACGATAAGACCGAACTCTTCACGGCCATCAACAACCCCGAGGACGAGAGCGCCGGAACGCGTCAGGTTCCGTTCTCGAAAGTGATCTACATCGAGCGCGACGATTTCATGGAGGAGCCTCCCAAGAAGTTCTACCGCCTCTCGCCGGGCGGCGAAGTGCGCCTGCGCTACTCCTACCTCATCAAGTGCGAGGAGGTCGTGAAGGACGCCGAGGGCAACGTCACGGAACTGCGCTGCACCTACGACCCAATGTCGGGCGGGGGTTCGTCGAGCGACGGCCGCCGCGTGAAAGGCGTCATCCACTGGGTGTCGGCGAAAGACGCCGTGGAGGCCGAAGTCCGGCTGTTCAATCCGCTCTTCACCAAAGAGGACCCCGACGACGTGGAGGAGGGACAGACGTGGGAGGACAACCTCAACCCCGAGTCGATGGTCAAGGTCACGGGCTATCTGGAACCCTCGCTGCGCGATGTTCCCGTCGGTCAGGCCGTGCAGTTCGAACGTGTGGGCTACTTCTGCCCCGACACCGATTCGACCCCCGAAAAGCTGGTGTTCAACCGCACGGTGACACTCAAGGATTCGTGGGCCAAGATCAACAAATAA
- the gltX gene encoding glutamate--tRNA ligase: protein MERPVRVRFAPSPTGPLHIGGVRTALYNYLFARRHKGTMILRIEDTDSQRFVPGAEDYILESLKWCGIEIDEGVGVGGPHAPYRQSERREIYLKYALQLVEAGWAYYAFDTAEELDTLRKEAEARGEAFAYNYAVREKLATSLALPAEEVKARIDRGDQWVIRFKMPENEVVGMDDLIRGHVEVNTSTLDDKVLYKSADALPTYHLANIVDDRLMEVSHVIRGEEWLPSLPLHYLLYRAFGWTDVQPAFAHLPLLLKPTGGGKLSKRDGDKMGFPMFPLFWKSPATGETARGYREDGYFPEAFINMLALLGWNPGTEQEIFSMQELIDSFSLERVSKSGARFQPDKAKWFNAQYMHRKTDTELAALYQPILREHGIEVSDETAGRAAGIMKERATFTTDLWDLTSFFFVAPAEYEEKQAKKYWKGQNPAILRELRGVLEGIDDFSLENTERIVHAWIEEKGYGMGQVMNTLRLALVGAGKGPGMYDVTSFIGKAECLKRIDNLLNNLKPAE from the coding sequence ATGGAAAGACCCGTTCGGGTGCGTTTCGCACCCAGCCCCACCGGGCCCCTGCACATCGGGGGCGTCCGCACGGCACTGTATAACTACCTGTTCGCCCGCCGGCACAAGGGCACGATGATCCTCCGCATCGAGGACACCGACTCGCAGCGGTTCGTGCCGGGCGCCGAGGACTACATTCTCGAATCGCTCAAATGGTGCGGCATCGAGATCGACGAGGGCGTCGGTGTCGGAGGCCCCCATGCCCCCTACCGCCAGAGCGAACGCCGCGAAATATACCTCAAATACGCCCTGCAACTCGTGGAGGCCGGATGGGCCTACTACGCCTTCGACACCGCCGAGGAGCTCGACACCCTGCGCAAGGAGGCCGAGGCCCGCGGCGAGGCTTTCGCCTACAACTATGCGGTGCGCGAAAAGCTGGCGACATCGCTGGCCCTGCCCGCCGAGGAGGTCAAGGCCCGCATCGACCGCGGGGACCAATGGGTCATCCGCTTCAAGATGCCCGAAAACGAGGTGGTCGGGATGGACGACCTGATCCGCGGCCACGTGGAGGTCAACACCTCGACGCTGGACGACAAGGTGCTCTACAAGTCGGCCGACGCGCTGCCCACCTACCACTTGGCGAACATCGTAGACGACCGTCTGATGGAGGTGTCGCACGTCATCCGCGGCGAGGAGTGGCTTCCGTCGCTGCCTCTGCACTACCTGCTGTACCGGGCTTTCGGATGGACGGACGTGCAGCCCGCATTCGCCCATCTTCCCCTGCTGCTGAAACCCACGGGAGGCGGCAAGCTCTCGAAGCGCGACGGCGACAAGATGGGATTTCCGATGTTTCCGCTCTTCTGGAAATCGCCCGCAACGGGCGAAACCGCCCGCGGATACCGCGAAGACGGCTATTTCCCCGAGGCGTTCATCAACATGCTGGCGCTGCTGGGATGGAACCCCGGCACGGAGCAGGAGATCTTCTCGATGCAGGAGCTGATCGACAGCTTCTCGCTCGAACGGGTTTCGAAATCGGGAGCCCGCTTCCAGCCCGACAAGGCCAAGTGGTTCAACGCCCAGTACATGCACCGCAAGACGGACACCGAACTGGCGGCCCTCTACCAGCCGATCCTGCGCGAACACGGCATCGAGGTGTCGGACGAAACGGCCGGCCGGGCCGCAGGCATCATGAAGGAGCGCGCGACGTTCACGACCGACCTGTGGGACCTCACGTCGTTCTTCTTCGTGGCTCCCGCGGAGTACGAGGAGAAGCAGGCCAAAAAGTACTGGAAAGGCCAGAATCCCGCCATCCTGCGCGAACTGCGCGGCGTATTGGAGGGGATCGACGACTTCTCGCTGGAAAACACCGAACGCATCGTCCACGCCTGGATCGAGGAGAAGGGTTACGGCATGGGACAGGTGATGAACACGCTGCGTCTGGCGCTCGTGGGGGCCGGAAAAGGACCGGGCATGTACGACGTAACGTCGTTCATCGGCAAAGCCGAGTGCCTGAAGCGTATCGACAACCTGCTGAACAATCTGAAACCGGCGGAATAA
- a CDS encoding aldose epimerase family protein has translation MVTIEQHVWGMTPEGEAIILYTLRNDSGAEVRLSNYGAAIVSATMPDREGRMADVVLGYKHPEGYFFDGAASGKSVGRCANRIAFGQMTVEGKEYRLEVNNGVNHLHGGTKGFANRIWESRVETNRVVMSLVSEDGDQGYPGELCVEAVFDFDDDNALEITYLAKTDKTTVVNLTNHVYFNLAGDGSGSVLDHELRLNSSKVLEMNDKQIPTGKLLDAAGTPQDFREFRTFRPGISSEFNHIRDFKGYDHPFVIDNWKPNILGEVGELREAASGRSVKVLSSQPSVMIYTGNWLAGGCPETKTGGRYADYDGVAIECQNYPDAVNHPEFPSPLLKPGELYCQKIVFRFGTF, from the coding sequence ATGGTAACTATCGAACAACACGTCTGGGGCATGACCCCGGAAGGCGAGGCGATCATCCTCTACACGCTGCGAAACGACTCGGGAGCCGAGGTCCGGCTTTCGAACTACGGCGCCGCGATCGTCTCGGCGACGATGCCCGACCGCGAGGGCCGCATGGCCGACGTGGTGCTGGGCTACAAGCATCCCGAAGGCTATTTCTTCGACGGCGCCGCCTCGGGCAAGAGCGTGGGCCGCTGCGCCAACCGCATCGCTTTCGGGCAGATGACCGTCGAGGGAAAGGAATACCGGCTGGAAGTCAACAACGGCGTGAATCACCTGCACGGCGGCACGAAGGGATTCGCCAACCGCATCTGGGAGAGCCGCGTGGAGACCAACCGCGTGGTGATGTCGCTCGTCTCGGAGGACGGCGACCAGGGCTATCCCGGAGAGCTGTGCGTCGAGGCCGTCTTCGACTTCGACGACGACAATGCGCTGGAGATCACCTATCTGGCCAAAACCGACAAGACGACGGTGGTGAACCTCACCAACCACGTCTATTTCAACCTCGCGGGCGACGGCAGCGGATCGGTCCTCGACCACGAACTGCGGCTCAACAGCTCGAAAGTGCTGGAGATGAACGACAAACAGATTCCCACGGGCAAGCTGCTCGACGCAGCCGGCACGCCGCAGGATTTTCGGGAGTTCCGGACGTTCCGCCCCGGCATCTCGTCGGAGTTCAACCACATCCGCGACTTCAAGGGGTACGACCACCCCTTCGTGATCGACAACTGGAAGCCCAACATCCTGGGCGAGGTCGGCGAACTGCGCGAGGCCGCGTCGGGACGTTCGGTGAAGGTGCTTTCGTCGCAGCCCAGCGTGATGATCTACACTGGCAACTGGCTCGCGGGCGGATGTCCCGAAACCAAGACGGGAGGTCGTTACGCCGACTACGACGGCGTGGCGATCGAGTGTCAGAACTACCCCGACGCCGTAAACCACCCCGAATTCCCCTCGCCGCTGCTGAAGCCCGGCGAACTCTACTGTCAGAAGATCGTGTTCCGCTTCGGAACGTTCTGA
- a CDS encoding lysophospholipid acyltransferase family protein, translating into MKTTELTPMQRIGLEALWLGARVFAAMPYWFKYYVVENLIFVLLRYCLRYRMKVVKTNLRNSFPEKDERELAVIRRRFYRTLAEIFVDTINLAGLTPEKGRSLLTVKGLEEQKERVGGRDWIAMTAHFGCWEYCSFWGLYDPTQIVVAVYHPLRSRIVEAFYQRLRNGDYATTVAMKESLRFYLRNRAGGIGGRNLVMGLIADQNPPRRPDSRWFRFLNQDTIFFDGGEKLALRCQLPVYFVKMERLRRGRYEMSFELIYDGKEEVAEYEITQRYVRMLEAEIRRRPELWMWSHRRWKHKRNAGR; encoded by the coding sequence ATGAAAACGACGGAACTGACCCCCATGCAGCGAATCGGGCTGGAAGCTCTCTGGCTGGGGGCGCGCGTATTCGCCGCAATGCCGTATTGGTTCAAGTATTACGTGGTCGAGAACCTGATCTTCGTGCTGCTCCGCTACTGTCTGCGCTACCGCATGAAGGTCGTGAAGACCAATCTTCGGAACTCGTTTCCCGAGAAGGACGAGCGCGAACTGGCCGTCATCCGGAGGCGGTTCTACCGCACGCTGGCCGAGATTTTCGTCGATACGATCAACCTGGCCGGACTGACGCCCGAAAAGGGGCGTTCCCTGCTGACCGTAAAGGGGCTGGAGGAGCAGAAGGAGCGGGTCGGCGGCCGCGACTGGATCGCCATGACGGCCCATTTCGGCTGCTGGGAATATTGTTCGTTCTGGGGGTTGTACGACCCGACGCAGATCGTCGTCGCCGTTTACCATCCGCTGCGGAGCCGGATCGTGGAGGCGTTCTACCAGCGTCTCCGCAACGGGGATTACGCCACGACCGTTGCGATGAAAGAGAGCCTGCGCTTCTACCTGCGCAACCGGGCCGGGGGTATCGGGGGGCGGAATCTCGTGATGGGGCTTATCGCCGACCAGAATCCCCCGCGGCGTCCCGACAGCCGTTGGTTCCGCTTCCTCAATCAGGATACGATCTTCTTCGACGGGGGCGAGAAACTGGCCCTGCGCTGTCAGCTTCCGGTCTATTTCGTGAAGATGGAGCGCCTGCGGCGGGGCCGTTACGAGATGTCCTTCGAACTGATCTACGACGGAAAAGAGGAGGTCGCCGAATACGAAATCACGCAGCGTTACGTTCGTATGCTGGAAGCGGAGATCCGCCGGCGTCCCGAACTCTGGATGTGGTCGCACCGTCGCTGGAAACACAAACGAAATGCCGGTCGCTAA
- the rsmI gene encoding 16S rRNA (cytidine(1402)-2'-O)-methyltransferase has translation MAKLYIVPTPIGNLDDITLRAVNVLRSVDFILAEDTRTTSFLLKHLGIEQKLRSHHKFNEHATVRLVAESIAAGRDAALVSDAGTPGISDPGFLLVRTCVEAGIEVETLPGATALIPALVQSGFPCDRFCFEGFLPQKKGRSKQLQTLADEERTMVFYESPYRVVKCLEQFAEVFGPERRVSVSRELTKKFEQTVRGTVAEVLDHFRTTEPKGEFVIVVAGKPKVRRAQEPQEE, from the coding sequence ATGGCCAAACTCTATATCGTGCCTACGCCGATCGGCAATCTGGACGACATCACGCTGCGTGCGGTGAATGTCCTGCGCAGCGTGGATTTTATTCTGGCGGAGGATACGCGCACAACGTCGTTTCTTCTGAAGCATCTCGGCATCGAGCAGAAACTCCGTTCGCACCACAAGTTCAACGAGCACGCGACGGTGCGGCTGGTCGCCGAGTCGATCGCCGCCGGACGCGATGCGGCCTTGGTGTCGGACGCCGGTACGCCGGGCATTTCGGACCCGGGGTTCCTGCTCGTGCGCACGTGCGTCGAGGCGGGGATCGAAGTCGAGACGCTGCCCGGGGCCACGGCGCTGATCCCGGCGTTGGTGCAGAGCGGATTTCCCTGCGACCGCTTCTGCTTCGAAGGTTTCCTGCCCCAGAAGAAGGGCCGCAGCAAGCAGTTGCAGACGCTGGCCGACGAGGAGCGGACGATGGTTTTCTACGAGTCGCCCTACCGCGTGGTGAAGTGTCTGGAGCAGTTCGCCGAGGTTTTCGGTCCCGAACGCCGGGTTTCGGTGTCGCGGGAGCTGACCAAGAAATTCGAACAGACCGTGCGCGGCACCGTCGCCGAGGTGCTGGACCATTTCCGCACGACCGAGCCCAAGGGGGAGTTCGTGATCGTCGTGGCCGGAAAGCCCAAGGTACGCCGTGCGCAGGAGCCGCAGGAGGAGTAA